One window from the genome of Sphingomicrobium arenosum encodes:
- a CDS encoding pyrimidine 5'-nucleotidase — protein MDPRLSHITDWIFDLDNTLYPAASGLFRHVDRRMTAYIATLLDLDHDAAYKVQKGYFHAHGTTLAGLMAEHGVDPHHFLEDVHDIPLEDITPDPRIVHGIARLPGRAFIYTNGDAPYAARVLERLGLGSHFVHVHDIHATDYRPKPDRHGYELLLDRFDIDPARAVMVEDMAKNLKPAKQLGLTTVWVDNGSEQAQEAPETAHVDIAITDVGDWLHALDQGE, from the coding sequence ATGGACCCGCGCCTCTCCCATATCACCGACTGGATTTTCGATCTCGATAATACGCTCTATCCGGCTGCATCGGGACTTTTCCGCCATGTCGACCGGCGCATGACAGCCTATATCGCTACCCTGCTCGATCTCGATCATGACGCCGCCTACAAGGTCCAGAAGGGCTATTTCCATGCCCATGGCACCACGCTCGCGGGGCTGATGGCCGAACATGGGGTCGATCCGCATCATTTTCTCGAAGACGTGCACGACATCCCGCTGGAAGACATCACGCCCGATCCGCGCATCGTCCATGGCATCGCCCGCCTTCCCGGACGCGCCTTCATCTATACAAACGGCGATGCGCCTTACGCCGCCCGCGTGCTTGAACGTCTCGGGCTCGGCAGCCATTTCGTCCATGTCCACGACATCCATGCCACCGACTATCGGCCCAAGCCCGACCGCCACGGCTACGAGCTGCTACTCGACCGGTTCGACATCGATCCCGCCCGCGCGGTGATGGTCGAGGACATGGCCAAGAATTTGAAACCCGCCAAGCAACTCGGCCTCACCACCGTCTGGGTCGACAATGGCTCCGAACAGGCGCAAGAAGCGCCCGAAACCGCCCATGTCGACATCGCCATCACCGATGTCGGCGACTGGCTGCACGCACTCGACCAAGGGGAATAG